CCGTTCGAGGTCTCGGCGCGGGGAAAACGGTTCCGGATCGTCCCCCGATACGCGTGGGACGAATCCGCCCTGGTGGTCGCCGAGGACCGTTATCGTTGGGGAGAGGCGGCCGCTCTGATCCCGGAAGACTACGCGATGGCGTGGGGCCCCGTGGCGGCCCCGCCCTATCGCGGGCGGATTCATTTCCGGCAGGCGAACCGCTGGTACTTCTTTTCCTACCGCGGCCCCGGCCTCGATCGCGGCGTGATCGTCTCCCATTCGGCGAACACCCATGTCATCCCGGCGACTTCACGGCTCGCCGAGGCCGCGTCGCTCGTTTCCGGAGGCGATCGCGTGCGGCTGGAGGGATGGCTCGTCGACGTCGCGGGGATCGACGACCCCGGCTTCCAGTGGCGGACGAGCACGTCGCGGACGGACGAAGGACCCGGTTCGTGCGAAACGGTCTACGTCACCCGGCTGACGATCGACACCCGCGTCTACGAGTGACCGCCGTCCGGCGGCGCCGGCGTCCGGAAGGCCGGCCGCCGCGAAGCCGTGAAGAGCGCCACGCCGGCCGCGACCGCGACGTTGAGCGACTCGACGGGCGCCGCGAGAGGAATCGTGTATTTGCGGTCGAGGAGGCGGTGGATTCTCGAGGACAGCCCGGCGCCTTCCGATCCGAAGACCCAGAGGACCCGCTCCGGCAGCTCGGCCGAGAAGAGGTCCTCCCCGCCGCGTCCCGCCGTCCCGCAGATGACGCGGCCCGCGTCGTGCGCGCTCTCGGCGGCGAGCTTCATGTCGACGTTCGATGCCGCGGGGACGCGGAGCAGGCTCCCGGCGGAGCCGCGCAGCGCGCGCGGATGAAAGAAGTCGGCCGATCCTTCCGAGACGAGGAGCCCCGCGCCGCCGACGGCCTCGACGACCCGCGCGACGGCACCGACGTTTCCCGGGTCCTGAACGCCCTCGAGATAGACGGCCGGGCCGGGTCGGGCGAGGATCTCCGGAGCGGACGACTCCTTTCGCCGCGCGAGTCCCACGACGTGCTGGGGCGTCTTCGCGTCGCAGAACCGG
This DNA window, taken from Thermoanaerobaculia bacterium, encodes the following:
- a CDS encoding RNA methyltransferase, producing the protein MIESPRNARVQSLLRERQEGRIFVVEGEKFVLDAAAAGFSFEEIFHDAGVKPGRLARLSGQKPTPVAREVLARFCDAKTPQHVVGLARRKESSAPEILARPGPAVYLEGVQDPGNVGAVARVVEAVGGAGLLVSEGSADFFHPRALRGSAGSLLRVPAASNVDMKLAAESAHDAGRVICGTAGRGGEDLFSAELPERVLWVFGSEGAGLSSRIHRLLDRKYTIPLAAPVESLNVAVAAGVALFTASRRPAFRTPAPPDGGHS